In Kineosporia sp. NBRC 101731, the following proteins share a genomic window:
- a CDS encoding multidrug effflux MFS transporter has product MTESRRRRVLVLVVLAACVALGPLSTDVYVPGLPDLAGDLGASASAVQLTVTACLVGLAAGQLLAGPLSDARGRRGPLLFGLALYTLAGLLCAAAPTVALLVVLRAVQGIGGAFAVVIAYAYVRDRYNGGQAAAYFSLMLSVTGLAPVLAPLAGGLVLEVSGWREIFIGLGGLSALVLAGALRLPESHPASRRSHAGARDIGKVYRRLLKDPVLMGYTLTNALVFAAMFAYIAGSPFVLQQLHGLSVQQYSVVFAVNGAGIMAAAQIGGALVRRFGAHTLLGAGVVLSFTGSALTLVVALAGAGVWPTLVALFLMVAGVGLVLPNVPALALEHHGASAGAAAALLGCAQFLLGGLAAPLVGIGGSRSAVPMAVVMAGFTVAAVLTFAWCTRTRTRTRSGRGSGGGERHVAPVVLAASEVT; this is encoded by the coding sequence GTGACGGAGAGCCGCCGGCGACGGGTGCTCGTCCTGGTGGTCCTGGCCGCGTGCGTCGCCCTCGGGCCGCTGTCCACCGACGTCTACGTACCCGGATTGCCCGACCTGGCCGGCGATCTGGGGGCATCGGCCTCCGCGGTGCAGCTGACCGTCACGGCCTGCCTGGTCGGGCTGGCCGCCGGCCAGTTACTGGCTGGTCCGCTGAGCGACGCCCGGGGCCGGCGCGGCCCGCTGCTGTTCGGGCTCGCGCTCTACACCCTGGCCGGGTTGCTGTGTGCGGCCGCCCCCACGGTCGCCCTGCTGGTGGTGCTGCGGGCCGTCCAGGGGATCGGTGGTGCCTTCGCGGTCGTCATCGCCTATGCCTACGTCCGCGACCGGTACAACGGAGGCCAGGCCGCGGCCTACTTCTCCCTGATGCTGTCGGTCACCGGACTGGCCCCGGTGCTCGCCCCGCTGGCCGGCGGCCTCGTCCTCGAGGTGTCCGGCTGGAGGGAGATCTTCATCGGGCTGGGCGGTCTCAGCGCCCTGGTGCTGGCCGGTGCGCTGCGCCTGCCGGAGAGCCACCCGGCCTCACGGCGCAGCCACGCCGGGGCGCGCGATATCGGGAAGGTGTACCGCCGCCTGCTGAAAGACCCCGTCCTGATGGGGTACACGCTGACGAATGCGCTGGTCTTCGCGGCGATGTTCGCCTACATCGCCGGATCGCCCTTTGTGCTGCAACAGCTGCACGGCCTGTCGGTACAGCAGTACAGCGTGGTGTTCGCCGTCAACGGGGCCGGGATCATGGCCGCGGCCCAGATCGGCGGGGCTCTGGTGCGACGATTCGGTGCCCACACCCTGCTGGGTGCGGGCGTCGTCCTCTCGTTCACCGGTTCGGCCCTGACACTCGTGGTCGCGCTCGCGGGAGCCGGGGTGTGGCCGACCCTCGTCGCCCTGTTCCTGATGGTGGCCGGGGTGGGGCTGGTCCTGCCCAACGTCCCGGCGCTGGCCCTGGAACACCACGGAGCGAGCGCCGGTGCGGCCGCGGCCCTGCTCGGCTGCGCCCAGTTCCTCCTCGGAGGCCTGGCCGCCCCGCTGGTCGGGATCGGGGGATCGCGCAGCGCAGTCCCGATGGCCGTGGTGATGGCCGGTTTCACCGTGGCGGCGGTGCTGACGTTCGCCTGGTGCACCCGCACCCGCACCCGCACCCGGTCGGGCCGGGGATCCGGCGGTGGCGAAAGGCACGTCGCACCGGTTGTTCTGGCCGCTTCCGAGGTGACCTGA
- a CDS encoding 3-hydroxybutyryl-CoA dehydrogenase has protein sequence MGSPRTAAGVGFERVGVVGSGTMGSGICELLALQGVSVTLAVSRESSVRSAPQRLGATLERRVAKGTITAAQRDAALDRIHVTGDLSLLADRQLVIEAIPEDKALKLKLFAELDAVLGPDAVLASTTSAISVTQLAAATNRPEQVIGVHFFNPVVALPLVEIIPTLFTTDDVTDRVEAFVGQTLGKQAIQVSDRSGFVVNALLIPYLLAAVRMVENGFVTAELVDRAMELGCNHPVGPLRLADLVGLDVVVAIARALFDEFKEPLYAPPPTLLRMVESGILGRKTGRGFYTYS, from the coding sequence CTGGGTTCACCCAGGACTGCCGCAGGGGTCGGTTTCGAGCGCGTCGGCGTGGTCGGATCCGGGACCATGGGTAGCGGCATCTGCGAACTCCTTGCCCTGCAGGGAGTCTCGGTGACCCTCGCGGTCTCCCGGGAGTCCTCGGTGCGGTCCGCCCCGCAGCGGCTGGGTGCCACCCTGGAGCGCCGGGTGGCCAAGGGAACGATCACCGCCGCCCAGCGGGACGCGGCTCTGGACCGGATCCACGTGACCGGGGACCTGTCACTCCTGGCCGACCGCCAGCTCGTCATCGAGGCGATACCCGAGGACAAGGCCCTCAAGCTGAAGCTCTTCGCCGAGCTCGACGCCGTGCTCGGCCCCGACGCCGTCCTGGCCTCGACCACCTCGGCCATCAGCGTGACCCAGCTCGCCGCGGCGACCAACCGCCCGGAGCAGGTCATCGGCGTGCACTTCTTCAACCCGGTGGTGGCGCTGCCACTGGTCGAGATCATCCCGACGCTGTTCACCACCGACGACGTGACCGACCGGGTCGAGGCCTTCGTCGGCCAGACCCTCGGCAAGCAGGCCATCCAGGTCTCCGACCGCAGCGGCTTCGTCGTCAATGCCCTCCTGATCCCGTACCTCCTGGCCGCCGTGCGGATGGTGGAGAACGGTTTCGTGACCGCCGAACTCGTCGACCGGGCCATGGAACTGGGCTGCAACCATCCCGTCGGCCCGCTGCGGCTCGCGGACCTCGTCGGCCTGGACGTCGTCGTCGCGATCGCCCGGGCCCTCTTCGACGAGTTCAAGGAACCGCTCTACGCCCCGCCTCCCACGCTGCTGCGCATGGTCGAGTCGGGGATCCTCGGCCGCAAGACCGGTCGCGGCTTCTACACCTATTCCTGA
- a CDS encoding BLUF domain-containing protein has protein sequence MYELLYVSQAVVDLTEAEMEAFLGRSRERNAQADITGILLHIHDEPVGDEPFRAAFFVQLLEGPQEAVEQTYERIRADMLHTDLTVVHRGRRESRSFAEWRMHLTRMTSDAALALIARESRPASGPPLRSDTPAATFALLKDPLIARALLVVVTDQSH, from the coding sequence TTGTACGAACTTCTTTACGTCAGCCAGGCCGTGGTGGATCTCACCGAGGCCGAGATGGAAGCGTTCCTGGGCCGCAGCCGGGAGAGGAACGCACAGGCCGACATCACCGGGATCCTCCTGCACATCCACGACGAACCCGTCGGTGACGAGCCGTTCCGGGCCGCGTTCTTCGTGCAGTTGCTGGAGGGGCCGCAGGAGGCGGTGGAGCAGACGTACGAGCGCATCCGGGCCGACATGCTCCACACCGATCTGACGGTCGTGCACCGCGGCCGGCGGGAGAGCCGTTCGTTCGCGGAATGGCGTATGCATCTGACCCGGATGACCTCGGACGCGGCACTGGCCCTGATCGCCCGCGAATCCCGGCCGGCGTCCGGGCCACCGCTGCGCAGCGACACCCCGGCCGCCACCTTCGCACTGCTCAAAGACCCTCTCATCGCGCGGGCCCTGCTGGTGGTCGTCACCGACCAGTCGCACTGA
- a CDS encoding Rrf2 family transcriptional regulator, with amino-acid sequence MARSTNTQFAVAVHVLTYLAGRTDGAPVNSAELSGSTRVNAVYVRRVLGPLRAAGFVRSQPGVNGGWELVVPPESIPLSRVWSLLQGDDPVLGLHGPDPTCAVGRGVQKALAQLDHGVADALASHLGRFTVADVLAGNVGQPTTASSSL; translated from the coding sequence ATGGCCCGATCCACCAACACCCAGTTCGCCGTCGCGGTCCACGTGCTGACCTATCTGGCCGGGCGTACCGACGGCGCGCCCGTCAACTCCGCGGAGCTCTCCGGCTCCACCCGGGTCAACGCCGTCTACGTCCGGCGCGTCCTGGGCCCGCTGCGAGCAGCCGGGTTCGTTCGCTCGCAACCCGGGGTGAACGGCGGCTGGGAACTCGTGGTGCCACCGGAATCCATTCCCCTGAGCCGCGTCTGGAGCCTCCTGCAGGGCGACGACCCGGTTCTGGGTCTGCACGGCCCCGATCCGACGTGTGCCGTCGGGCGCGGCGTGCAGAAGGCCCTCGCCCAGCTCGACCACGGCGTGGCCGATGCCCTGGCCTCCCATCTGGGCCGGTTCACCGTCGCCGACGTGCTGGCCGGGAACGTGGGTCAACCGACCACCGCTTCCAGCAGTCTCTGA
- a CDS encoding aminotransferase class I/II-fold pyridoxal phosphate-dependent enzyme encodes MHTYMNIAKSARISDDFWNVTDQAGMFDLVVAGLGDGRHRRLSDGHEFVNMSSYSYLGLDTHPQIVQAAADGVLAEGSLNTSTSRMRIRFGSLRAAEDELSDLFGVTAVTTASCAVASWVTLPLIASGLFTENIAPLMVFDKNAHFCLNAMKASVADEAEVVTIAHNDVEALEELCRTHPRVAYVADGVYSTGGRAPIPELLRLQERYGLFLVFDEAHSISTLGTNGRGAVLEELGQINDRTVVITSLNKGFGASGGAIFLGPTGSQARYDTAIRNGPLMWSQRINTAGLGAVIASAQLHRTDELAQLQRRLQANVDLFDSMVQTDLSGDGLPIRFVQVGSETATVNLAAALLDRGYYASPIFFPIIGRGRAGLRLMLRANMSAAQIEEFANLLKELNVPAEQPA; translated from the coding sequence GTGCACACGTACATGAACATCGCGAAGTCGGCCCGCATCAGCGACGACTTCTGGAACGTCACCGATCAGGCCGGCATGTTCGACCTGGTCGTCGCGGGACTGGGCGACGGCCGGCACCGTCGCCTGAGTGACGGTCACGAGTTCGTCAACATGTCCTCCTACTCCTACCTGGGCCTCGACACCCACCCGCAGATCGTCCAGGCCGCCGCCGACGGGGTGCTGGCCGAGGGTTCCCTGAACACCTCGACCTCGCGGATGCGGATCCGGTTCGGCTCGCTGCGGGCCGCCGAGGACGAGCTGTCCGACCTGTTCGGCGTGACCGCGGTGACGACCGCGTCGTGCGCCGTCGCGTCCTGGGTCACCCTGCCGCTGATCGCATCCGGTCTCTTCACCGAGAACATCGCCCCACTGATGGTGTTCGACAAGAACGCACACTTCTGCCTGAACGCCATGAAGGCCTCCGTGGCCGACGAGGCCGAGGTGGTGACGATCGCGCACAACGACGTCGAGGCGCTCGAGGAGCTGTGCCGCACCCACCCCCGGGTCGCCTACGTCGCCGACGGCGTCTACAGCACCGGGGGCCGGGCGCCGATCCCCGAGCTCCTTCGCCTGCAGGAACGCTACGGTCTGTTCCTGGTGTTCGACGAGGCCCACTCGATCTCGACGCTCGGTACCAACGGCCGCGGGGCCGTCCTGGAGGAACTGGGCCAGATCAACGACCGCACCGTGGTCATCACCTCGCTGAACAAGGGTTTCGGGGCCTCCGGCGGAGCGATCTTCCTCGGCCCGACCGGATCCCAGGCCCGGTACGACACCGCGATCCGCAACGGTCCGCTGATGTGGTCGCAGCGCATCAACACGGCCGGCCTGGGTGCGGTCATCGCCTCGGCCCAGTTGCACCGCACCGACGAGCTGGCCCAGCTGCAGCGACGTCTCCAGGCCAACGTCGACCTCTTCGACAGCATGGTCCAGACCGACCTGAGCGGCGACGGCCTGCCCATCCGGTTCGTCCAGGTCGGCTCGGAGACCGCGACCGTCAACCTGGCCGCCGCGCTGCTCGACCGTGGCTACTACGCCTCGCCGATCTTCTTCCCGATCATCGGGCGGGGCCGGGCCGGACTGCGCCTGATGCTGCGGGCGAACATGAGCGCCGCGCAGATCGAAGAGTTCGCCAACCTGCTGAAAGAGCTCAACGTGCCCGCTGAACAGCCGGCCTGA